One window of Candidatus Baltobacteraceae bacterium genomic DNA carries:
- the ruvC gene encoding crossover junction endodeoxyribonuclease RuvC codes for MRILGIDPALRVTGYGVIERRGRDIALVEAGVVTPNVGSALERRLAELHAGITALLSQTTPDVVVIEELYTTYKNPSTAILMGHARGVMCLASAQAGIPVQTLGHARVKRALVGSGSASKDQVNAMVRQMLKLRTAPKPNDVSDALAIALAYLNVSGHVLAY; via the coding sequence ATGCGGATTCTCGGCATCGATCCCGCGCTCCGCGTCACCGGATACGGCGTGATCGAGCGGCGTGGAAGAGACATCGCACTGGTCGAAGCCGGCGTGGTGACGCCGAACGTCGGATCTGCGCTCGAGCGGCGCCTGGCCGAGCTCCACGCCGGCATCACCGCGCTGCTCTCGCAAACGACCCCCGACGTGGTCGTGATCGAGGAGTTGTACACGACGTATAAGAATCCGTCGACCGCCATCTTGATGGGACATGCGCGCGGCGTCATGTGTCTGGCCAGCGCGCAGGCCGGAATTCCGGTCCAAACCTTGGGTCACGCCCGCGTCAAGCGGGCGTTGGTCGGGTCGGGCAGCGCTAGCAAGGATCAGGTCAACGCGATGGTCAGGCAGATGCTCAAGCTGCGCACCGCACCCAAGCCCAACGACGTTTCCGACGCGCTCGCGATTGCGCTGGCCTATCTCAACGTGAGCGGACATGTTCTCGCGTATTAG
- the ruvB gene encoding Holliday junction branch migration DNA helicase RuvB → MSEDARRPLYSGDDQSARVLSPQESLEDEVYGASLRPRTFDEYVGQERVVENLRIAIEAARGRGEPLEHTLLYGPPGLGKTTLAALVAREMRANFRPTSGPTLEKPKDLVGVLTSLEEGDVLFIDEIHRLGRVVEEFLYPAMEDFQIDFVVDRGAYAKTLKLPLKHFTLIGATTRAGMLTAPLRDRFGIVHHLDFYEPDELERIVTRSARLLGAQIDGSGARTIAERSRGTPRVANRLLRRVRDFADVRANGIITNAVAADALAREGVDQLGLDRIDRAFLTALIESYRGGPAGIAAIAATLNDDVQTLEDVVEPYLLKAGFVVRTASGRKATQAAYRHLGIIAPAQENRLL, encoded by the coding sequence ATGAGCGAGGACGCGCGCCGTCCGCTCTACAGCGGCGACGATCAGTCGGCGCGGGTTCTCTCTCCCCAAGAATCACTCGAAGATGAAGTCTACGGCGCATCGCTGCGGCCGCGCACATTCGATGAATACGTCGGCCAAGAGCGCGTCGTCGAAAATTTGCGGATCGCGATCGAGGCTGCGCGCGGTCGAGGCGAACCGCTGGAACACACGCTGCTCTATGGACCGCCCGGTCTCGGTAAGACGACGCTCGCGGCGCTGGTCGCGCGAGAGATGCGCGCGAATTTTCGTCCGACCAGCGGGCCGACGCTCGAGAAGCCCAAAGATTTGGTCGGCGTTCTGACATCGCTCGAAGAAGGCGACGTCCTCTTCATCGACGAGATCCACCGCCTCGGGCGTGTCGTCGAAGAATTTCTTTATCCGGCGATGGAAGACTTCCAGATCGACTTCGTCGTCGATCGCGGGGCCTACGCCAAGACGCTCAAGCTTCCGCTCAAACATTTCACGCTGATCGGGGCGACGACGCGCGCCGGCATGCTCACCGCTCCGCTGCGCGACCGTTTCGGCATCGTTCACCATCTCGACTTCTACGAACCGGACGAACTGGAACGGATCGTCACGCGCTCGGCGCGATTGCTCGGCGCGCAAATCGACGGATCCGGCGCTCGTACGATCGCCGAGCGCAGTCGCGGCACGCCGCGCGTCGCGAACCGCCTGCTGCGGCGCGTGCGGGACTTCGCCGACGTGCGGGCAAACGGAATCATCACCAACGCGGTCGCGGCCGACGCGCTCGCGCGCGAGGGCGTCGACCAGCTCGGTCTCGACCGCATAGATCGCGCATTCTTGACCGCGCTGATCGAATCGTACCGCGGCGGCCCGGCGGGAATCGCGGCGATCGCCGCCACGTTGAACGACGACGTTCAGACGCTGGAAGACGTGGTTGAACCCTATCTGCTCAAGGCCGGCTTCGTGGTGCGCACGGCAAGCGGACGCAAGGCAACGCAGGCGGCGTACCGGCATTTGGGCATCATCGCACCGGCCCAGGAGAACCGCCTGCTGTGA
- the ruvA gene encoding Holliday junction branch migration protein RuvA, with amino-acid sequence MFSRISGTLVERDGEHVVLETGGLGYDVVLPPCIAEKITAAPGERVALEIYAALNIDGNSARATYYGFTNAIERAFFEALISVASIGPRTAARAFSEPMSAIASAIDRGDYGYLRKLPGIGQQKARDIVAKLQGKVARFLLIRDAPPSPPAAMPDFADEALSVLLQLEYKRGEAEAMIRETLQGTPQIADAETLLAQIYRRKTPERSPA; translated from the coding sequence ATGTTCTCGCGTATTAGCGGAACCCTCGTCGAGCGCGACGGCGAGCACGTCGTGCTGGAGACCGGCGGACTCGGCTATGACGTCGTTCTTCCGCCGTGCATCGCCGAGAAGATCACGGCAGCGCCCGGCGAGCGCGTCGCGCTCGAGATCTACGCCGCCCTCAACATCGACGGAAACAGCGCTCGCGCTACCTATTACGGCTTTACCAATGCGATCGAGCGGGCGTTTTTCGAGGCGCTGATCAGCGTCGCGTCGATCGGCCCGCGCACCGCCGCGCGCGCTTTCTCGGAGCCGATGTCCGCGATCGCGAGCGCGATCGACCGCGGCGACTATGGCTACCTGCGCAAACTTCCCGGCATCGGGCAGCAGAAGGCGCGCGACATCGTGGCGAAGCTCCAGGGCAAGGTTGCGCGTTTCTTGTTGATCCGGGACGCGCCGCCCTCACCGCCGGCTGCGATGCCGGATTTTGCCGATGAGGCCCTCTCCGTGCTGCTGCAACTCGAATACAAACGTGGCGAGGCCGAAGCGATGATCCGCGAAACGCTCCAGGGCACGCCGCAAATCGCCGATGCGGAGACGCTTCTGGCGCAGATCTACCGCCGGAAAACGCCGGAGCGCTCTCCCGCATGA
- a CDS encoding carboxypeptidase-like regulatory domain-containing protein, with protein MCRSAAILLAVVVAAYLLVRVDTGAQTESVGVLLVHVIDASTGRPLASAAVYVIGGAESLDRVVLSDSAGDARVVSLPEGEYRLAVRAHGYQEITHLVEVTPNRETLVDVRLAPTLKTIGTVRALASEIKVGSRRLSENDVAAKLSLNLLDALNDLGGITVQRNAQDGTVEGLSLEGRDPSMTSVAFDGVQISNPLALHALDPDLLQGVQTDQFNDSVDLFFLNPSLATQLAATGTYGGYQYATEKASLQSTSGAISYAAVVNERHVDSSLNGATYLDTSGLDYLHTGGISGTSLYGVVNFPLGVNWTASLRAIDARSFEQPIPTFFAGPLPYGIGPGNTSALDFSHLSVRFTGTLPSGMLAVALSRLGIGDEDDYAHRIVGLIPSPLTETTTTIGTSASIDFAFADAAQTNLMFFADGDRDDTAIAQTPELPFMQGAKNAQTIKAHRNLFIVGKVPVGIDVTDVNVSGSGAGAGAALSSSATAGANSFRLKVGTVARDAETLGGGVLDDAASAYYDCAGNFIEANAPSQNGHAVRSAVVDAGWTWTHAQTTVSAYAYDESDRGVTLTDAQVPLGTEPAGAVPAGYAAELQDGYSTYGGCPGSAPATSRIYLIQDLNGLSVLYRGVNLAWNVTAFRERVNVSGFLDGTQAILAGDPRLNAPFSIYIPGRQLPNIAPWRAGLSAGWGLPDDKTELMLSGIIASRNNSNNLPGYAYWTAGIERRISPACTLEIVSRNLFNSYAGLFTSPRFAQPLLTQSGSTLLENAAPLPAPDAFIRLRFDIAHSSNP; from the coding sequence ATGTGCCGCTCTGCGGCGATTCTGCTCGCAGTCGTCGTCGCGGCATACCTCCTCGTCCGCGTCGATACGGGCGCGCAAACCGAATCCGTGGGGGTCCTTCTCGTTCATGTGATCGACGCTTCCACCGGACGCCCGCTTGCGAGCGCAGCGGTCTACGTCATCGGTGGTGCGGAATCGCTCGACCGCGTCGTGCTCAGCGACTCGGCCGGTGACGCGCGTGTGGTGTCGCTTCCCGAAGGCGAATACCGTCTCGCCGTGCGCGCGCACGGTTACCAAGAGATTACGCACCTCGTGGAAGTGACGCCGAACCGAGAAACGCTGGTCGACGTGCGTTTGGCGCCCACGTTGAAAACGATCGGGACCGTGAGGGCACTAGCTTCAGAAATCAAGGTCGGAAGTCGCCGGCTCTCGGAGAATGACGTCGCGGCGAAGCTTTCGCTCAATCTGCTCGATGCGCTCAACGATTTGGGTGGTATCACCGTTCAGCGCAATGCCCAAGACGGCACGGTCGAAGGCCTTTCGCTCGAGGGTAGAGACCCAAGCATGACCTCGGTGGCATTCGACGGCGTGCAAATCTCAAATCCGCTCGCCCTGCACGCGCTCGATCCCGATCTGCTGCAAGGCGTCCAAACCGATCAGTTCAACGACTCGGTGGATCTGTTCTTTCTGAATCCCTCGCTGGCAACGCAGCTTGCCGCGACCGGAACCTATGGCGGCTACCAATATGCAACCGAGAAGGCTTCGCTGCAGAGCACGTCAGGAGCGATCAGCTACGCGGCGGTCGTCAACGAACGGCACGTGGATAGCTCGCTGAACGGCGCGACGTACCTCGACACCTCGGGCCTGGATTACCTGCACACCGGCGGCATCAGCGGAACCTCGCTCTACGGTGTCGTGAACTTCCCGTTGGGCGTCAATTGGACTGCGTCACTCCGCGCGATCGACGCGCGATCCTTCGAGCAGCCGATCCCGACGTTTTTTGCCGGCCCCCTTCCATATGGAATCGGCCCGGGCAATACGAGTGCTCTCGACTTCTCGCATCTCAGCGTGCGGTTCACCGGAACGTTGCCATCCGGAATGCTTGCCGTCGCGCTCTCGCGCCTTGGAATAGGAGATGAGGACGACTATGCGCACCGCATCGTGGGTCTGATCCCCTCTCCATTGACGGAAACGACGACGACGATAGGCACGTCGGCAAGCATCGATTTCGCGTTCGCGGACGCGGCGCAAACGAACCTGATGTTTTTCGCCGACGGTGACCGCGACGACACGGCGATCGCCCAGACGCCGGAACTGCCTTTCATGCAAGGCGCAAAGAACGCACAGACGATCAAGGCTCACCGAAATCTATTCATCGTAGGCAAGGTTCCCGTAGGGATTGACGTTACGGACGTAAACGTTTCAGGAAGCGGCGCAGGCGCGGGTGCCGCACTTTCGTCATCCGCAACCGCAGGCGCGAACTCGTTTCGTCTCAAGGTCGGCACCGTCGCGCGCGACGCCGAGACGCTGGGTGGGGGCGTACTCGACGATGCGGCGTCCGCGTATTACGATTGTGCCGGCAATTTCATCGAGGCGAACGCGCCCAGCCAAAACGGCCACGCCGTCCGATCGGCGGTCGTGGACGCAGGGTGGACCTGGACCCACGCGCAAACGACAGTCAGCGCTTATGCGTACGATGAATCCGATCGCGGTGTAACCCTGACGGATGCGCAAGTTCCGCTCGGGACGGAGCCTGCCGGCGCTGTACCCGCGGGATATGCGGCGGAGTTGCAAGATGGATATTCCACCTACGGCGGCTGCCCGGGCTCCGCTCCCGCCACCAGTAGAATCTACTTGATACAAGATCTCAACGGTCTTAGCGTTCTTTACCGGGGCGTGAACCTTGCCTGGAACGTTACCGCGTTTCGCGAACGCGTCAACGTTTCCGGCTTCTTAGATGGAACGCAAGCGATCCTCGCCGGCGATCCTCGCCTCAACGCTCCGTTTTCCATCTACATCCCGGGACGCCAGCTGCCGAATATCGCTCCATGGCGCGCCGGGCTCTCGGCCGGCTGGGGCCTGCCCGACGATAAGACCGAACTCATGCTCAGCGGGATCATCGCCTCGCGAAACAATTCGAACAATTTGCCCGGATATGCGTACTGGACGGCGGGGATCGAGCGCCGGATTTCTCCGGCGTGCACGCTCGAGATCGTAAGCCGGAACCTTTTCAACAGTTACGCCGGCCTTTTCACTTCCCCGCGATTCGCACAGCCGCTGCTGACGCAAAGCGGCAGCACGCTGCTCGAAAACGCTGCACCCCTTCCTGCACCCGACGCATTTATCCGCCTGCGCTTCGACATCGCGCATTCGTCCAACCCGTGA
- a CDS encoding penicillin-binding protein 2: protein MTNRAIGALRVLFVVLFAALALRTAWVMLVDGPGIAAKPYNPRHALLDARRGEILATDGAVLASTRGGARVYPLGAALAQTVGYVSARYGTSGIESAYDRALTPADTTGDPLAQFDAIENAFAGKSSRSRGADVVTTIVPAIERTLWAQLSVHARGAGIVLDPSTGAVLAIASVPSYDPTDFDREFPSLVDDTQSPLLNRAISGLYPPGSTFKIFTAGSALENGTVTMDSHFEDPGYYVIGNFVLHDNESEATGYQDLTGAFALSSNVDFAQISLKMGTDAFYDYLDRWGIGAPLDFQLPAETDRVPPKDTIVPGELAQMGFGQGALLMTPLQMALLAATIANNGAMPRPYIVRQIVLDGRVRSVTPTSTLVTPISPQTAADVKKMMIAVVQYGTGTTAQIPGVQVAGKTGTATNPHGAAHSWFVCFAPADHPRFVVAIVVENAGYGATVAAPIARRVLEAALATH, encoded by the coding sequence GTGACCAATCGCGCGATCGGCGCTCTGCGGGTGCTCTTCGTCGTGCTCTTCGCGGCCCTGGCGCTGCGCACCGCATGGGTGATGTTGGTCGACGGGCCGGGCATCGCCGCCAAGCCCTATAATCCGCGGCATGCACTGCTCGACGCGCGCCGCGGCGAGATCCTCGCGACCGACGGCGCCGTGCTCGCGAGCACGCGAGGCGGCGCGCGCGTCTATCCGCTCGGCGCCGCGCTCGCGCAAACGGTGGGATACGTCTCCGCGCGCTATGGCACGAGCGGTATCGAAAGCGCGTACGACCGCGCGCTCACGCCGGCCGACACGACCGGCGATCCGCTGGCGCAATTCGACGCGATCGAGAACGCGTTCGCCGGGAAGAGTTCGCGCTCGCGGGGCGCGGACGTCGTGACGACGATCGTGCCCGCGATCGAGCGTACGCTGTGGGCGCAGCTCTCCGTGCACGCGCGCGGCGCGGGCATCGTGCTCGATCCCTCGACCGGCGCCGTGCTCGCGATCGCCAGCGTACCGAGCTACGATCCCACGGACTTCGACCGCGAATTCCCCTCGCTCGTCGATGACACCCAGAGCCCGCTGCTCAATCGCGCGATCAGCGGGCTCTATCCACCCGGATCGACGTTCAAGATCTTCACGGCGGGATCGGCGCTCGAAAACGGCACGGTAACGATGGATTCCCATTTCGAGGACCCCGGCTACTACGTCATCGGGAATTTCGTCCTGCACGACAACGAGAGTGAAGCCACCGGATATCAGGACCTCACCGGCGCATTCGCGCTCTCCAGCAACGTCGATTTCGCGCAGATCAGCTTGAAGATGGGAACCGATGCGTTCTACGATTACCTCGATCGCTGGGGCATCGGCGCACCGCTCGACTTTCAGCTTCCGGCCGAAACCGACCGTGTGCCGCCGAAGGACACGATCGTTCCCGGCGAGCTTGCCCAGATGGGTTTTGGACAAGGCGCGCTCTTGATGACGCCGCTGCAGATGGCGCTGCTCGCGGCGACGATCGCAAACAACGGGGCGATGCCCCGGCCCTACATCGTACGGCAGATCGTGCTCGACGGCCGGGTGCGCAGCGTCACGCCGACGAGCACGCTGGTCACGCCGATATCGCCGCAGACGGCTGCGGACGTCAAGAAGATGATGATCGCCGTCGTGCAGTACGGCACCGGGACGACCGCGCAGATCCCCGGCGTGCAGGTTGCCGGAAAGACCGGGACCGCCACCAATCCTCACGGTGCGGCGCACTCGTGGTTCGTCTGCTTCGCGCCGGCCGATCATCCGCGCTTCGTCGTCGCAATCGTCGTGGAGAACGCCGGCTACGGTGCGACGGTTGCTGCACCCATCGCGCGCCGCGTGCTCGAAGCGGCGCTCGCGACGCATTAG
- the pknB gene encoding Stk1 family PASTA domain-containing Ser/Thr kinase: protein MIEQQTFNNRYRLDRKLGEGGMATVYSGTDTVLRRRVAIKVLRPQYAADAEFVRRFYQEAESAAHLSHPNIVNTYDVGREGDTYYIVMELVDGPSLAEIIADGALPEPVAIDYAAQICNGLAYAHRAGLLHRDIKPANILVTKDDVVKLSDFGIARAVSQQTMALTKPGLVMGSVYYISPEQAQGHELNESSDLYSVGIVIYQMLTGSLPYTGESPVTVALKHIGDPVPMLDGKVPGTSPALAAIVNKLLQKRPENRFRSASEVATALREARERPSVAAYEISDDAPTQMMHTVLPPRRSPLPDRAYTSLGEEEERRSRFGAGLVATLVLLALVATGLGYYVFGRPFTLPNVASSVSVGDYSGMTDTQAEAAVVNAGLIARFYKSASDTVPANHVMRQNPVAGTQVDRNSVVELVISNGLPLIGLPDVRGYNVNDAERTLEDDGFKVKRDERFDNAAKDSVIDQAPAARSQVRQGATIALVVSKGPQAIAAPNFYNMSVADATALAQKLGVVLDTSEQTADPNVPSGFIDAQNVQAGQPLQRGQTIRATVSTGPASYAQTITVPSLVGAAYAQAVSQLQQLGLQVAVTFSTQAAGNGTILAQDTAAGTRVESGKRVTLTLSVNGEVPDTEGDSLSDAQTTLEADGYRVGNIQYTTSEGANGRVIGTDPSAGTNLTPGSTVTLVVNGTGE from the coding sequence GTGATCGAGCAGCAGACATTCAACAATCGGTACCGACTCGATCGCAAACTCGGCGAAGGCGGGATGGCGACGGTCTACAGCGGCACCGATACGGTCCTGCGCCGGCGCGTTGCGATCAAGGTTTTGCGCCCGCAATATGCTGCCGATGCCGAATTCGTGCGGCGCTTCTACCAAGAAGCCGAATCGGCGGCTCATCTTTCGCATCCCAACATCGTCAATACCTACGACGTCGGGCGCGAAGGCGATACGTACTACATCGTGATGGAACTCGTCGATGGTCCATCGCTCGCCGAGATCATCGCCGACGGAGCGCTTCCCGAGCCCGTTGCTATCGATTACGCCGCGCAGATTTGCAACGGCCTCGCCTACGCACACCGCGCGGGGCTGCTGCACCGCGACATCAAACCCGCCAACATCCTGGTTACGAAGGACGACGTCGTCAAACTCTCGGACTTCGGCATCGCGCGTGCCGTCTCGCAGCAAACGATGGCACTGACCAAGCCGGGCCTGGTGATGGGGAGCGTGTACTACATCTCCCCCGAACAGGCGCAAGGTCACGAGCTGAACGAGAGTTCGGATCTCTACAGCGTCGGCATCGTCATCTATCAGATGCTCACCGGCAGCCTTCCCTACACCGGCGAATCGCCGGTCACGGTCGCGCTCAAACACATCGGCGATCCCGTCCCGATGCTCGACGGGAAGGTCCCCGGCACCTCGCCCGCACTGGCGGCGATCGTCAACAAACTGCTGCAAAAGCGTCCCGAGAACCGCTTCCGTTCCGCGAGCGAGGTCGCTACCGCGCTGCGCGAGGCGCGCGAGCGGCCGAGCGTCGCCGCCTACGAAATCTCCGACGACGCGCCGACGCAGATGATGCATACGGTACTGCCGCCGCGCCGCTCGCCGCTGCCCGACCGCGCCTACACCTCGCTCGGTGAGGAAGAAGAACGGCGCTCGCGCTTCGGCGCCGGTTTGGTTGCAACGCTCGTGCTCCTGGCGCTGGTTGCGACCGGACTCGGGTATTACGTCTTCGGCCGGCCGTTTACGCTGCCGAACGTCGCGTCGAGCGTGTCGGTCGGTGACTACAGCGGCATGACCGATACGCAGGCCGAAGCGGCGGTCGTGAACGCCGGATTGATCGCGCGCTTTTACAAGAGCGCAAGCGATACCGTTCCGGCCAATCACGTGATGCGCCAAAATCCCGTAGCGGGCACCCAGGTCGACCGCAACTCGGTGGTGGAGCTCGTGATCAGCAATGGGCTCCCGCTGATCGGCTTGCCCGACGTGCGCGGCTATAACGTGAACGACGCCGAACGTACGCTCGAGGACGACGGCTTCAAAGTCAAGCGCGACGAACGCTTCGACAACGCCGCCAAGGACAGCGTGATCGATCAGGCTCCCGCGGCGCGTTCGCAAGTGCGTCAGGGTGCAACGATCGCACTTGTCGTTTCCAAAGGGCCGCAGGCGATCGCGGCGCCGAATTTCTACAACATGTCGGTTGCCGACGCGACGGCACTCGCGCAAAAACTCGGTGTCGTGCTCGACACCTCGGAACAGACCGCCGATCCGAACGTGCCGAGCGGGTTCATCGACGCGCAAAACGTACAGGCCGGGCAGCCGCTTCAGCGCGGCCAGACGATTCGCGCGACCGTGAGCACCGGCCCGGCGAGCTACGCACAAACGATCACCGTTCCCTCGTTGGTCGGAGCGGCGTACGCGCAAGCCGTCTCGCAGCTTCAGCAACTCGGACTCCAGGTGGCGGTCACGTTTTCGACCCAGGCGGCCGGAAACGGGACCATCCTCGCGCAGGATACGGCCGCCGGCACTCGAGTCGAGAGCGGAAAGCGCGTAACGCTGACGCTCTCGGTCAACGGAGAAGTTCCCGATACCGAAGGCGACTCGCTCAGTGACGCGCAGACGACGCTCGAGGCAGACGGCTATCGCGTCGGTAACATCCAGTACACGACGAGCGAAGGCGCGAACGGACGCGTGATCGGCACCGACCCCAGCGCCGGCACGAACCTCACGCCCGGCTCGACGGTCACGCTCGTCGTCAATGGAACCGGAGAGTAA